The following coding sequences lie in one Streptomyces albofaciens JCM 4342 genomic window:
- a CDS encoding PP2C family protein-serine/threonine phosphatase, translating into MIRTWARRSGTPARAARARRAFVLVLPGLWVLGVLLWERCTPGDGQFLQLLAAAPAIACAGTGRRQCVVLGGLCALLALLPLGTEDPGAHVLARIGTCCAVLVVVAASYLTAGRRLRLLRELERTKEVATAAQRVLLRPLPARVDGIVVAADHLTADETATVGGDLYDVVATRHGVRAVIGDVRGHGIGALGTVAAVLGSFREAAHDEPDLGAVLRRLERALQRHLRERARAEHPASGGGEPENPLSEEFVTVLLVEIDRDGAVRTLNCGHPWPYRLSRQGALPEAPGEPMPPLGLFPLPADLPVVGCPPLQPGQAIFLHTDGATDARDAHGTFFPLPRALDDSVRSVRDCRPARVVEGVRAALLRHVGGRLSDDVALLVLCNDRWRVPAQAEAAPSARGRVRAGRVE; encoded by the coding sequence ATGATCCGAACCTGGGCGCGGCGGAGCGGCACGCCTGCGCGTGCCGCGCGAGCCCGGCGGGCCTTCGTCCTCGTGCTGCCCGGACTGTGGGTCCTCGGCGTACTGCTCTGGGAGCGGTGCACCCCCGGCGACGGCCAGTTCCTCCAGCTTCTCGCCGCCGCCCCCGCCATAGCCTGCGCCGGCACCGGCCGCCGGCAGTGCGTGGTGCTCGGCGGCCTGTGCGCGCTGCTCGCGCTGCTGCCCCTGGGCACGGAGGACCCGGGCGCCCACGTCCTCGCCCGTATCGGCACGTGCTGCGCCGTCCTCGTCGTGGTGGCCGCCAGCTATCTGACCGCGGGCCGGCGGCTGCGCCTGCTGCGGGAGCTGGAGCGTACGAAGGAAGTGGCCACCGCCGCGCAGCGGGTGCTGCTGCGCCCGCTGCCCGCGCGGGTGGACGGCATCGTGGTCGCGGCCGACCACCTCACGGCGGACGAGACCGCCACCGTCGGCGGCGATCTGTACGACGTCGTGGCGACGCGCCACGGCGTACGGGCCGTCATCGGCGATGTGCGCGGCCACGGCATCGGCGCGCTGGGCACGGTCGCCGCCGTCCTCGGCAGCTTCCGCGAGGCGGCGCACGACGAACCGGACCTGGGCGCGGTGCTCCGGCGCCTGGAGCGCGCCCTGCAACGGCACCTGCGGGAGCGGGCCCGCGCGGAGCACCCGGCGTCGGGCGGCGGCGAGCCGGAGAACCCGCTGTCCGAGGAGTTCGTGACGGTGCTGCTGGTGGAGATCGACCGGGACGGCGCCGTGCGCACCCTCAACTGCGGGCACCCGTGGCCGTACCGCCTCAGCCGGCAGGGCGCGCTTCCCGAGGCGCCCGGCGAGCCGATGCCGCCGCTGGGCCTGTTCCCGCTGCCCGCCGACCTGCCGGTGGTGGGCTGCCCGCCGCTGCAGCCCGGCCAGGCGATCTTCCTGCACACGGACGGCGCGACCGACGCGCGGGACGCCCACGGCACGTTCTTCCCGCTGCCGCGGGCGCTGGACGACAGTGTCCGCTCGGTCCGCGACTGCCGTCCCGCCCGCGTCGTCGAAGGCGTACGGGCCGCGCTGCTGCGGCACGTCGGCGGGCGGCTGTCCGACGACGTGGCGCTGCTGGTGCTGTGCAACGACCGCTGGCGGGTACCCGCCCAGGCGGAGGCGGCCCCCTCGGCGCGCGGGCGTGTCCGGGCGGGCCGGGTGGAGTGA
- a CDS encoding tetratricopeptide repeat protein — protein MEPNSLLDAILDEAGISHAGLALHVNQLGRQRGLALRYEHTAVARWLKGQRPRGQVPDLICEVLSERLHRAVGLDDIGLSRPGVRRAPDTPLSGFVERATALWRSDEQQRPHVLSAPALTGTSAVIPVWEWENPPEDADVSRDGLTRVSMADIEMLRAARTHYEQMYRKAGGIATRTRVVGFLNTEAAPLLRGSYTDATGRQLHRATGGLVAVAGICAYDSDALGLAQRYFHQALRLAKASGDRGLGAYIIALLVNQSLFVREYRQAVAFAEAALRTAGPQITPALAADLYAMQAKAYARLGDGASALSCIRRAEAAAERIRPGQEPDETDYVQPGLVNVQVAEALLSLGDLRAAREHADAAVDTPTHDRGRVHRLAMLTHIELRQGDADQAVANAAQMTEQARGMESQRLRDRLRAVREHLSETGGTATEEAADLIDEALRVPL, from the coding sequence ATGGAGCCCAACAGCCTGCTCGACGCGATTCTCGACGAGGCGGGCATCTCACACGCCGGGCTGGCCCTGCACGTCAACCAGCTCGGCCGGCAGCGCGGACTGGCGCTGCGCTACGAACACACGGCGGTGGCCCGCTGGCTGAAGGGGCAGCGGCCACGGGGCCAGGTGCCCGACCTGATCTGCGAAGTCCTCAGCGAGCGGCTGCACCGGGCGGTGGGGCTCGACGACATCGGACTGAGCCGGCCGGGGGTGCGCCGCGCCCCGGACACCCCGCTCTCCGGATTCGTGGAACGCGCCACCGCGCTGTGGCGGTCCGACGAACAGCAGCGGCCGCACGTCCTGTCGGCCCCCGCCCTCACCGGCACCTCCGCGGTCATCCCCGTATGGGAGTGGGAGAACCCGCCCGAGGACGCCGACGTGTCCCGGGACGGCCTGACCCGGGTGTCCATGGCGGACATCGAAATGCTCCGCGCGGCGCGTACGCACTACGAGCAGATGTACCGGAAGGCGGGTGGTATCGCGACGAGAACGCGGGTCGTCGGGTTCCTCAACACGGAGGCGGCGCCGCTGCTGCGCGGCAGCTACACCGATGCGACGGGGCGTCAGCTCCACCGGGCGACCGGCGGGCTGGTGGCCGTCGCGGGCATCTGTGCGTACGACTCGGACGCTCTCGGGCTGGCCCAGCGCTACTTCCATCAGGCGCTGCGGCTGGCCAAGGCGAGCGGGGACCGGGGGCTCGGCGCGTACATCATCGCGCTGCTGGTCAACCAGTCCCTGTTCGTACGGGAGTACCGCCAGGCGGTCGCGTTCGCGGAGGCGGCCCTGCGCACGGCGGGGCCGCAGATCACCCCGGCGCTCGCGGCGGATCTCTACGCGATGCAGGCCAAGGCGTACGCACGCCTGGGGGACGGCGCGAGCGCGCTGTCCTGCATCCGGCGTGCGGAGGCGGCGGCCGAGCGCATACGCCCTGGTCAGGAACCCGACGAAACGGATTACGTCCAGCCGGGCCTGGTGAACGTACAAGTGGCGGAGGCACTGCTGAGCCTGGGGGACCTGCGTGCTGCCCGGGAACACGCGGACGCCGCCGTCGACACCCCCACGCACGACCGGGGCCGGGTCCACCGGCTGGCCATGCTCACCCATATCGAGCTGCGCCAAGGGGACGCGGACCAGGCTGTGGCCAACGCCGCGCAGATGACCGAACAGGCGCGGGGAATGGAGTCGCAGCGGTTACGGGACCGGCTGCGGGCGGTGCGCGAGCATCTGTCCGAAACCGGAGGTACCGCCACCGAGGAGGCTGCCGATCTGATCGACGAGGCGCTGCGCGTTCCACTGTGA
- a CDS encoding NUDIX domain-containing protein: MRWKNLSEQTVYENRWFRVNLADVELPDGRHLDHFLIRLRPVAVATVVNEANEVLLLWRHRFITDTWGWELAAGVVEDGEDIAAAAAREMEEETGWRPGPLEHLLSVEPSNGLTDARHHIFWSDRGSFVGHPEDDFESDKREWVPLKLVPDMIARGEVPAANMAAALLLLHHIRLG; encoded by the coding sequence GTGCGATGGAAGAATCTCAGTGAGCAGACCGTCTACGAGAACCGCTGGTTCCGGGTCAACCTCGCCGATGTCGAACTCCCCGACGGCCGCCACCTGGATCATTTCCTGATCCGGTTGCGGCCCGTCGCCGTGGCCACAGTGGTCAACGAGGCCAACGAGGTGCTGCTGCTGTGGCGGCACCGTTTCATCACCGACACCTGGGGGTGGGAGCTGGCCGCGGGGGTGGTCGAGGACGGCGAGGACATCGCCGCCGCGGCCGCCCGGGAGATGGAGGAGGAGACCGGGTGGCGCCCCGGCCCCCTCGAACACCTCCTTTCGGTGGAGCCGTCCAACGGCCTCACCGACGCCCGGCACCACATCTTCTGGTCCGACCGGGGCTCCTTCGTGGGCCATCCCGAGGACGACTTCGAGTCCGACAAACGGGAGTGGGTCCCGCTGAAACTGGTACCCGACATGATCGCGCGAGGGGAGGTGCCGGCCGCCAATATGGCGGCCGCTCTGCTGTTGCTGCACCACATCAGGCTGGGGTGA
- a CDS encoding 3-hydroxybutyryl-CoA dehydrogenase: MTDIERVGVVGCGQMGAGIAEVCARAGLDVMVAETTGEALELGRTRLTNSLGKAADRGKITVAERDATLGRLSFTTDLGEFADRDLVIEAVVENEQVKTEIFQVLDQVVTRPDAILASNTSSIPLVKLAVATSRPDQVIGIHFFNPAPVQKLVELIPALTTGEETIKRAEALVQNVLGKHAIRAQDRSGFVVNALLIPYLLSAIRMFESGIASREDIDNGMELGCAHPMGPLRLSDLIGLDTVASVAASMYEEYKEPLYAAPPLLARMVDAGRLGRKTGSGFYPY; this comes from the coding sequence GTGACCGACATCGAACGCGTCGGAGTGGTGGGCTGCGGCCAGATGGGCGCCGGTATCGCCGAGGTGTGCGCCCGCGCCGGCCTGGACGTGATGGTCGCTGAGACCACCGGCGAGGCCCTGGAGCTGGGCCGTACACGGCTGACCAACTCCCTCGGCAAGGCGGCCGACCGCGGCAAGATCACTGTCGCGGAGCGGGACGCGACGCTCGGCCGGCTCAGCTTCACCACCGACCTCGGCGAGTTCGCCGACCGCGACCTGGTCATCGAGGCGGTCGTGGAGAACGAGCAGGTCAAGACGGAGATCTTCCAGGTCCTCGACCAGGTGGTGACCCGCCCGGACGCGATCCTGGCCTCCAACACCTCCTCGATCCCGCTGGTGAAGCTGGCCGTCGCCACCTCCCGCCCCGACCAGGTCATCGGCATCCACTTCTTCAACCCGGCGCCGGTGCAGAAGCTGGTCGAGCTGATCCCCGCGCTGACCACCGGCGAGGAGACGATCAAGCGGGCCGAGGCGCTGGTCCAGAACGTCCTGGGCAAGCACGCGATCCGCGCCCAGGACCGCTCCGGCTTCGTCGTCAACGCGCTGCTGATCCCGTACCTGCTCTCCGCGATCCGGATGTTCGAGTCCGGCATCGCCAGCCGCGAGGACATCGACAACGGCATGGAGCTGGGCTGCGCCCACCCGATGGGCCCGCTCCGGCTCTCCGACCTGATCGGCCTGGACACCGTCGCCTCGGTCGCCGCCTCGATGTACGAGGAGTACAAGGAGCCGCTGTACGCCGCTCCCCCGCTGCTCGCCCGCATGGTCGACGCCGGACGCCTCGGCCGCAAGACCGGCTCCGGCTTCTACCCGTACTGA
- a CDS encoding glycoside hydrolase family 10 protein: MRRITRRAFAVAALTTAAAVPGTGGAAARGRGADTGRAEFRGMWLATVANRDWPSRPGLPPAQQQAELLRYLDVAVTRRLNTVIFQVRPTADALWPSPYEPWSEYLTGTQGRDPGWDPLGFAVREAHRRGLELHAWFNPYRIANHTDPSRLVPAHPARLHPDWVVPYGGKLYYNPGLPEVRGFVQDAILDAVERYDIDGVHFDDYFYPYPVAGQTFDDDAAYEEYGGGFETRADWRRANIDLLVYETAERVREARSPGGGRGPGGGRGPDRGRWHRRRRTHHRPVRFGISPFAIWRNRATDPSGSDTRAGVQTYDDLYADTRKWVREEWIDYIVPQVYWNIGFPAADYAKLVPWWAETVAGTRVHLCVGEALYKAGAPGQPPAWQDPAELSRHLAFARRHPRVRGHIFFSAKEVAEDRTGAMARVVADHYQGPAVPPRAG, from the coding sequence ATGAGACGGATCACACGAAGAGCCTTCGCGGTCGCGGCCCTGACCACGGCCGCCGCGGTACCGGGCACCGGGGGCGCGGCGGCCCGCGGCCGGGGCGCGGACACCGGGCGGGCGGAGTTCCGCGGCATGTGGCTGGCGACGGTCGCCAACCGGGACTGGCCCTCCCGGCCCGGCCTGCCGCCCGCCCAGCAGCAGGCCGAACTGCTGCGGTACCTGGACGTGGCGGTCACGCGCCGCCTCAACACGGTGATCTTCCAGGTGCGGCCCACGGCGGACGCGCTGTGGCCCTCCCCGTACGAGCCCTGGTCGGAGTACCTGACCGGGACGCAGGGCCGCGACCCCGGCTGGGACCCACTCGGCTTCGCCGTGCGCGAGGCCCACCGGCGCGGCCTGGAACTGCACGCCTGGTTCAACCCGTACCGCATCGCCAACCACACCGATCCGTCGCGGCTGGTGCCCGCCCACCCGGCGCGGCTGCACCCGGACTGGGTCGTGCCGTACGGCGGCAAGCTCTACTACAACCCGGGCCTGCCCGAGGTCCGCGGCTTCGTGCAGGACGCGATCCTCGACGCGGTGGAGCGGTACGACATCGACGGCGTCCACTTCGACGACTACTTCTACCCGTATCCGGTGGCGGGCCAGACCTTCGACGACGACGCCGCGTACGAGGAGTACGGCGGCGGCTTCGAGACCCGCGCGGACTGGCGGCGCGCCAACATCGACCTGCTGGTGTACGAGACCGCGGAGCGGGTGCGCGAGGCACGGTCACCGGGCGGCGGCCGGGGCCCCGGCGGGGGGCGCGGGCCGGACCGGGGCCGGTGGCACCGGCGGCGCCGTACCCACCACCGCCCCGTACGGTTCGGCATCAGCCCCTTCGCCATATGGCGCAACCGGGCCACCGATCCGTCCGGATCCGACACCCGCGCGGGCGTGCAGACCTACGACGACCTCTACGCCGACACCCGCAAGTGGGTGCGCGAGGAGTGGATCGACTACATCGTGCCGCAGGTGTACTGGAACATCGGGTTCCCCGCCGCCGACTACGCGAAGCTGGTGCCCTGGTGGGCGGAGACGGTCGCGGGGACACGGGTGCACCTGTGCGTCGGCGAGGCCCTGTACAAGGCGGGGGCGCCCGGTCAGCCGCCCGCCTGGCAGGACCCCGCCGAACTGTCCCGCCACCTCGCTTTCGCCCGCCGCCACCCGAGGGTGCGCGGCCACATCTTCTTCTCGGCGAAGGAGGTGGCCGAGGACCGCACCGGGGCGATGGCGCGGGTGGTGGCCGACCACTACCAGGGGCCGGCCGTGCCACCGCGGGCCGGCTGA
- a CDS encoding DUF1918 domain-containing protein — MRASVGDRLLVHGRIVGQHDRTVEIIEVLGENGTPPYRVRFEDGHETLMSPGPDTVVRPFSTADAQE; from the coding sequence ATGCGTGCGAGTGTGGGAGACCGGCTGCTGGTGCACGGCAGGATCGTGGGGCAGCACGACCGGACCGTCGAGATCATCGAAGTGCTGGGCGAGAACGGCACCCCGCCCTACCGCGTCCGTTTCGAGGACGGGCACGAGACCCTGATGTCCCCGGGCCCGGACACCGTCGTCCGTCCGTTCTCGACGGCCGACGCCCAGGAGTAA
- a CDS encoding DMT family transporter, translated as MREHDSATTGTAIAVDTTAAAAAGPGRPGAEAVRPSPVTHAAAPAPGTAARGTLLAALGVASFSLTFPATAWALEGMGAWTVVTLRSVLAAAIAGCCMAVFRVRPPERRHWAGLAVVAAGVVLGFPLLTTLALETSTTSHAAVVVGLLPLTTAVFSAVRTGARPSKAFWAAALAGAAVVIGFTVQQSGGALSTGDLYLFAALLVCAAGYTEGGRLARHLPGWQVIGWALLLALPVTVPGAALALLAEPPHLTGHAVAGLLWLSLGSQFLGLVVWYRGMAAIGVSRASQLQLAQPLLTLVWSVLLLGEQLPLAAPVAAVAVLVCIAVTQRSAG; from the coding sequence ATGAGAGAGCACGATAGCGCTACTACCGGTACCGCGATAGCGGTCGACACCACGGCCGCCGCGGCCGCCGGCCCCGGCCGCCCGGGGGCCGAGGCCGTCCGGCCGTCTCCCGTCACGCACGCCGCGGCCCCCGCCCCCGGCACCGCCGCCCGCGGCACCCTGCTCGCCGCCCTCGGGGTCGCCTCCTTCTCGCTCACCTTTCCCGCCACCGCCTGGGCCCTGGAAGGCATGGGCGCCTGGACGGTGGTGACGCTGCGCAGCGTGCTCGCCGCCGCCATCGCCGGCTGCTGCATGGCCGTCTTCCGCGTCCGGCCGCCGGAACGCCGGCACTGGGCCGGCCTGGCCGTCGTGGCGGCCGGTGTCGTCCTGGGCTTCCCGCTGCTGACCACCCTCGCCCTGGAGACCTCCACCACCTCGCACGCGGCGGTCGTCGTCGGTCTGCTGCCGCTGACCACCGCGGTGTTCTCGGCCGTACGGACCGGGGCCCGGCCGTCGAAGGCGTTCTGGGCCGCGGCGCTGGCCGGTGCCGCCGTCGTCATCGGCTTCACCGTCCAGCAGAGCGGCGGCGCGCTGAGCACCGGTGACCTCTACCTCTTCGCCGCGCTCCTGGTGTGCGCGGCGGGCTACACCGAAGGCGGCCGGCTGGCCCGGCACCTGCCCGGCTGGCAGGTGATCGGATGGGCGCTGCTGCTGGCCCTGCCGGTCACCGTGCCCGGCGCGGCCCTCGCCCTGCTCGCCGAGCCGCCGCACCTGACCGGGCACGCGGTGGCGGGCCTGCTGTGGCTGTCGCTCGGCTCGCAGTTCCTCGGGCTGGTGGTCTGGTACCGCGGCATGGCGGCGATCGGCGTGTCCAGGGCCAGCCAGCTCCAGCTCGCCCAGCCGCTGCTGACCCTGGTCTGGTCCGTGCTGCTGCTGGGCGAACAGCTGCCGCTGGCCGCCCCGGTCGCCGCCGTCGCCGTCCTGGTCTGCATCGCGGTCACCCAGCGCTCCGCCGGCTGA
- a CDS encoding PLP-dependent aminotransferase family protein, whose amino-acid sequence MHERSSVAELAAILRSGLNRYSPGEKLPSSRALVERHRVSPVTVSRALAELAAEGLVVTRPGAGAFRAEARPQVRPVDTSWQEIALSAEAAGDHAPRGVDASGVLATLAAPAAGVIELNGGYLHPALQPERALAAALARAGRRPGAWGRPPMEGVTELRAWFARETGGPGGALAESDVLVTAGGQSALTAALRALAPPGAPVLVESPTYPGMLAAARASGLRPVPVPMDADGVRTDLLAEAFRASGARLFVCQPLFQNPTGAVLAAGRRAEVLRVARAAGAFVVEDDFARRLVHEDAPPLPPTLISDDPDGTVVHVCSLTKATSPSLRVGALAARGPVLDRLRAIQVVDSFFVPRPLQEAALELVGSPAWSRHLRSTSGQLAVRREALAAALRLHFGDTGTGPGVRVVPPGGYHLWLRLPDGTDEAALAGAALRAGVAVAPGRPYFAAEPPAPHLRLTFASAAGTAELAEGARRLRAAYDEVTGGG is encoded by the coding sequence ATGCATGAGCGTAGCAGCGTCGCCGAGCTGGCCGCCATTCTCCGTAGTGGCCTCAACCGCTACTCTCCGGGTGAGAAGCTGCCGTCCAGCCGGGCCCTGGTCGAGCGGCACCGGGTGAGCCCGGTGACGGTCTCCCGCGCCCTGGCCGAGCTGGCGGCCGAGGGGCTGGTCGTCACCCGGCCCGGCGCCGGCGCCTTCCGCGCCGAGGCCCGGCCGCAGGTCCGCCCGGTGGACACCTCCTGGCAGGAGATCGCGCTGAGCGCCGAGGCGGCCGGGGACCACGCGCCGCGCGGCGTGGACGCCTCCGGCGTACTGGCCACCCTGGCCGCGCCCGCCGCCGGCGTCATCGAGCTGAACGGCGGCTATCTGCACCCCGCGCTGCAACCGGAGCGCGCGCTCGCCGCCGCGCTCGCACGGGCCGGACGCCGGCCCGGCGCCTGGGGCCGGCCGCCGATGGAAGGCGTCACCGAACTGCGCGCCTGGTTCGCGCGCGAGACCGGCGGCCCCGGCGGCGCGCTCGCGGAGTCGGACGTGCTGGTGACGGCGGGCGGGCAGAGCGCGCTGACCGCGGCGCTGCGGGCGCTGGCCCCGCCCGGCGCGCCGGTGCTCGTCGAGTCGCCCACGTACCCGGGGATGCTGGCCGCCGCCCGCGCGTCCGGGCTGCGCCCCGTACCCGTACCGATGGACGCGGACGGCGTACGGACCGACCTGCTGGCCGAGGCCTTCCGCGCCAGCGGGGCCCGGCTGTTCGTCTGCCAGCCGCTCTTCCAGAACCCGACCGGGGCGGTGCTCGCCGCGGGGCGCCGGGCGGAGGTGCTGCGGGTCGCCCGCGCGGCCGGCGCCTTCGTGGTCGAGGACGACTTCGCGCGCCGCCTCGTCCACGAGGACGCGCCACCGCTGCCGCCCACCCTGATCTCCGACGACCCGGACGGCACGGTCGTACACGTCTGCTCGCTGACCAAGGCCACCTCGCCGAGCCTGCGGGTGGGTGCGCTCGCCGCGCGCGGACCGGTGCTGGACCGGTTGCGCGCCATCCAGGTCGTGGACAGTTTCTTCGTGCCCAGGCCGCTTCAGGAGGCGGCCCTGGAACTGGTGGGCTCCCCGGCGTGGAGCCGTCACCTGCGCTCCACTTCGGGCCAGTTGGCGGTGCGCCGGGAGGCGCTCGCCGCGGCGCTCCGGCTGCACTTCGGGGATACGGGGACGGGCCCCGGCGTACGGGTCGTCCCGCCCGGCGGCTACCACCTCTGGCTGCGCCTGCCCGACGGTACGGACGAGGCGGCGCTCGCCGGGGCCGCGCTGCGCGCGGGTGTCGCGGTCGCCCCGGGCCGCCCGTACTTCGCCGCCGAGCCCCCGGCCCCGCACCTGCGCCTAACGTTCGCCTCGGCCGCCGGGACCGCCGAACTGGCCGAAGGGGCGCGGAGGTTGCGCGCCGCGTACGACGAAGTGACGGGCGGCGGGTGA
- a CDS encoding GNAT family N-acetyltransferase has protein sequence MNDTTRGDLAPEPVTDGIPAGYEVSTDPDRLDLALIHHWLSTDAYWALGRPRERQDRAVAGSLNFGLYEADSAGDGRGRQVGYARVVTDHTTFAWLCDVYIAPTARGKGLGTALVTHVRDHLAPYGLRRILLATGDAHEVYARVGFEPLADPGKWMALGLQ, from the coding sequence ATGAACGACACGACCCGCGGCGACCTCGCCCCCGAGCCCGTGACCGACGGCATCCCCGCCGGTTACGAGGTCTCCACCGACCCGGACCGGCTGGACCTGGCCCTGATCCACCACTGGCTCTCCACCGACGCCTACTGGGCGCTCGGCCGCCCCCGCGAGCGCCAGGACCGGGCGGTGGCCGGATCGCTCAACTTCGGCCTGTACGAGGCGGATTCCGCCGGGGACGGCCGGGGGCGACAGGTCGGTTACGCCCGGGTCGTCACCGACCACACCACCTTCGCCTGGCTCTGCGACGTCTACATCGCCCCCACGGCCCGCGGCAAGGGCCTGGGCACGGCCCTCGTCACCCACGTCCGCGACCACCTGGCGCCGTACGGCCTGCGCCGCATCCTGCTGGCGACCGGCGACGCCCACGAGGTCTACGCCCGCGTCGGCTTCGAGCCGCTGGCCGACCCGGGCAAGTGGATGGCGCTCGGCCTCCAGTAG